The genomic stretch CTAATATTCAACGAGGAACTACGAAGATCTGAGATAAGTGTCAAAAGGAGGGCATTGGTTGTATCCGATGGGCTAGGCAGCATCTGTTGGTAGGACTGAATGATAAAAGTGGTCAAAACCGCTGAGAATAATCCCGTCTTAGGGGTATATTCTTATTCTATCGGTCGCATTTGGATTCTTACAAGTTTTACAACTCACAAAAACAAGGAGAACGTCGATTCCCCGGTTACATCCGTCTATGACAGCGGCATCTACTTTGGCTGACTCGTCGTTGTATATATACCAGATTTGTGCATGTTCTCCGGCTTCGGAACCATGCTCGTCCCAATGATTGAGGTCTGTTCCAAATCCTTTAGATAATTGTATCTAATTGGTGAACAGTCAAAATAACATAAGAACACATATGATACTCACTATGTTCGTCACTATCAGCAAATTGAGAAAAAGTGTATTGAGGTGCTGGACTAGCGGTGTAGTAAGTTTGCTGGATCCATCGGTGCAAAGAACAAAGATGGTCATTGCGCAAGTCAATATATAAGCCAGGTGTTAACTCTCACCCAGGAGCTACTGGGGTTAAGCATTCTTTTAAGGGGAACCTTATGCATGAATTTGCTATCTGCCATTTTGCTCATCAAAGAGAAGTTTAACGTTCTGCTCCACTCCGTGTTACTAAGGGACTCGCAAACCAACAGTACATTAAGGGATTTAACACACTTTAGAAAATTGGTCGGAGATTCCGGCTATTTGCGTTTATGAACCAACAATGATCAGTATCAGACAAGTTTGCAGCATCGGACAAGATTGAGTGTTCGTGGATGAGAGAGAGTTTTGTTGGTGGCGGAACCATGAATCGACAATCCACGTGACTACCATTCAAAACTCCCACAACTTCAAGACTTCAAGAAGGATTTGTATTGTAATGGATTATTCTATACACACTGATGGTTATTATAGGAAGGAATGGACAAGAATAGATGGGTGAcacaacaagaaaacatTGTGAAAACATGTCCAAGAAAATAAGGCGATGAAAGCATTCCAGTGGCTCCAAATTTGAGTagtttgttttatttcttaGGGTTGGGATTAGGTAGTTGAGGGTTGGGTGTAGGGGTtaggggttagggattagggatTAGGGATTAGGGATTAGGGATTAGGGTTGTTGAGTATATGTACAAAGCGCGCGAGAGCGCGCGCGATGTACATTGAGACGCGACATGACAAGGTAGTCACGTGACTCTGTCCGGCGGATGTCGGGCGGACACGCGGACACCCATTCGGTCTCACTAATTCAGCTTGGCTCGATGGGCTCTCTGAACTGCACTCTTGCTACCATCATTCATGAAATTCCTTTCGACGAGGTGTCCTTGCTTTCCTCACTATATTTCTCTAACATCACCCGCCTGTGCTCCAGGTTTATTTTCGGACAACATGTTTCCAACGTTGACGAAGTGGGCACTGATAATAGTAGCATTGCACTGATCAGTGATATACACGGCCACCCACGAAATCAGCACAATCTCCGGAACAACGTTAGCCTGTTTGCTAAAGTGTCACTCGCAGCAGCAAGTTACCCTTTGCAATGTACCATTTCCTCCGATCTGCCCTCTCTTCGGGACAATATTGACTCCTTTAGGCCATACGACGCAACTAACGGATGTTATAATAGATCTAGTGGACAGTTCGTGAGATAGTGCTCAGGTAATAGTATTAACGGACATTAAATCTAACCTAAGCTAGCAGTGATAACTTGTGCTGGCAATCCGATAACCCATCAGTGTACATCATGTCGCGCTGATGGTGTCCGATTTACCTGTAAAGAGAGGCATAGAAGATATATACTACGAAAATTACTGGAGTAGGTGTCCTTCATGCTGTAATCCAACGACTGTTTTTAAATGACCGTTTGTTCAAAGATTTATAAATTTATCAGTGATTCCAATACACACTGCCGCGCCAGCTGCCGCGCCCACCTGTCTTTATCAACATTCTCAACATACCAGGTGCACAAGTCCACTGGATGTCGTGTGTACATTGATCAAAGAAGCCCCACACAAATATGTGGGTCTAAGATGGTTGTAGATGATCGGAGATTGGTCCATTCGGCATTCTGTATTCTGAACAGATATAAAGGAGGCGAAGCGATTAGATTCCTTAACCGACCACTACTTCCTGCTACTCCAACAAAGATATGGAAAGGGCCAAGAAAGGACTCAAGGGCATAGTTGATGGAGTTTCCAAGATGGAGCTCAACGATGCCAAACGCAAAGGGAAACGATTCCGTGAAAGACTGGCCAAGCAACAAGCCACTGGAGAATCTTTACCGCATGCTAAAGCCGGCCTTATTGTCTCCGAGCAGCTCGATAATGCTCTCAAACAGTGCGTCGCAGAGGTAGAAAGCATCATCCAACGATGCCGCGCTACAAACCGTAAATTCAGGTAACCGCCGGCATTACTTATTTTCAGTCGTATAAAAGATACATTGATCTATCTGATAGGGACATCGAGTTTGATCTAGAGAAGGATCAAGAACAGTGCCGATTCGGGCTTCCGGGAGAAGACGAAATTATTGTACCTAGGCCCCGAGTAGCTGTGAAGCGCGTCACAGAAATATTCGACAATCCAGTGTTTTTTGGACCGAACGGACCCAAAGCAAGTGCTGTACGCCAAGGCAGTCTGGGCGATTGTTGGTTTTTGGCAGCATTATCCGCAATTGCTACAGTCGACTCGGGCGCTCTGTTGCGGAAGCTATGTGTAGCTGTAAGTTTGAATAACTGTTTTATGATACTCCAAAGTCTAATTGACTTTAGCATAACGAAGAGGTCGGTGTATACGGCTTCATATTTTTCCGCGACTGCTATTGGCAGTCAGTCATTGTCGATGAGTACGATTATTTTCTAAAGCATTGGCACCTACTGATGCGTTTTGTTCTTCTTTATTATAGTTTCCTTCTTTGGTCTATGCCCAAATTTGATGAGctaaaagaagaggaaaaacgcCTATACCACTATAATCGCGAAAACTATCATAACGTTGTTGAGAAAAGTGGTCAAGGTCTTCTATACGCACGCTCTGGGACAGTGGGGGAGACTTGGGTTCCCCTCATTGAGAAGGCATATGCTAAGCTCCACGGAGACTACGCCTCTCTTGACGGAGGCTTTTTGGCCGATGCCATTGAGGACCTTACTGGGTATTGTTATATCACCATCATCTTTGGTTGAGGTTTGATATTTATTTGCATAGGGGAGTCGCAACCTCGTTCCAAACGGCTGATCTTCTCAGTCAAGACAAGTTTTGGCGCAACGAACTTCAACACAATGAACTTCATATGCGCTTGTTTGGCGTGTCTCTCGATCTTGATGAAACTCACAGCCAGCGCAGCGACCTCCAGATTCAAGGGCTTCTCCCTGGACATGCATACTCGGTTATGCGCGTTCACGAGTGTCGCGGCAAGCGATTTGTTGTGGTGCGTAATCCATGGGGGGAGAGTGAGTGGACGGGAGCATGGGGAGACGGGTCGAAGGAATGGACCAACGAATGGCTTTCTGCACTCCCAGAACTTGGGCATTCATTCGGAAACGACGGCCAGTTCTTGATGGAGTGTGAGTCTGCGTTTTTTGGCGGCAAAAAGAGTCTCataatattttgatttttgtaGACAAGGACTTCTTAACTGTGTTTTCTCAGATCGACAGGGCCACTATATTCGACCCTAGCTGGAGCATGTCCTGGTATTGGATAAGTATTTCGCCTCAACCGTTGACACGTTTATGGCTCTATGGAGACATCCAATGTAAGAGTCGTATGCCCGCCCTCAGCGCTGAGTCTAACTGTATCCTCAGTCCATTTATCGGTTGATCGGGATACCCCTGCCGTTCTCGTCCTCTCTCAGATAGACACCCGATACTTCCGTAACATGCAGGACACCGAATGGCACCTGGATTTCATTGTCCACAGAATCGAAAATTCGGCACTTTCAAAACCCCTTGCTACTTCTGGTATTAGCTTAGGGAGCAGGAGAAGCGTCTCCTGCGAATTGACGCTCGAAGAGGGAGAATACGTCATTTTAGTAAGGGTCATTTAAACTGGAGTCACACATGATATAAGACTGATTTATTTATCGCTCTAGCCTAGGATTGAAGCTGCTTACAGCTTTATTACACGCAAAAGAAATCGTGTTCTAAAGGAAATGAGCATGTCGTGGGCTAGGGTGTTACCTCAAAGTAAATGATTTTGAATCGGTGAATGTAACTATGCTTACTTCTCGATTGCACTTCTACAggcgacgatgaagaagaaaagatggaAGAGTAAGTTCCGACATACGGCATCATGATCTGATATCTGATATTTATGTCAGGGATGTAGCGGAGACGGATCTCCCCACGATAACTCGTCAGCCATCCTTCTTCAGCTCAGAGACAccagaggacgaggagaatTCAGAGAataatgaagatgaaaaacAAGATGAAGAAGTTCAAGAATCAAAATCGGAAGGTGGAGACGCACCCCCCGCTACGCAAGGCTACATACAGGTCACTACACCGCCTCTGTTCTTGGGTATGCGAGTGTATACCCAAAATGGGGCGGTAGCAAAGGTCTTTGGCAGGGCCATGGATTATTAACACCCCCATGAATAGCAAGGTTCCCGTTATATTGACAACA from Psilocybe cubensis strain MGC-MH-2018 chromosome 2, whole genome shotgun sequence encodes the following:
- a CDS encoding Calpain-1 catalytic subunit, translating into MERAKKGLKGIVDGVSKMELNDAKRKGKRFRERLAKQQATGESLPHAKAGLIVSEQLDNALKQCVAEVESIIQRCRATNRKFRDIEFDLEKDQEQCRFGLPGEDEIIVPRPRVAVKRVTEIFDNPVFFGPNGPKASAVRQGSLGDCWFLAALSAIATVDSGALLRKLCVAHNEEVGVYGFIFFRDCYWHFLLWSMPKFDELKEEEKRLYHYNRENYHNVVEKSGQGLLYARSGTVGETWVPLIEKAYAKLHGDYASLDGGFLADAIEDLTGGVATSFQTADLLSQDKFWRNELQHNELHMRLFGVSLDLDETHSQRSDLQIQGLLPGHAYSVMRVHECRGKRFVVVRNPWGESEWTGAWGDGSKEWTNEWLSALPELGHSFGNDGQFLMEYKDFLTVFSQIDRATIFDPSWSMSWYWISISPQPLTRLWLYGDIQFHLSVDRDTPAVLVLSQIDTRYFRNMQDTEWHLDFIVHRIENSALSKPLATSGISLGSRRSVSCELTLEEGEYVILPRIEAAYSFITRKRNRVLKEMSMSWARVLPQSDDEEEKMEEDVAETDLPTITRQPSFFSSETPEDEENSENNEDEKQDEEVQESKSEGGDAPPATQGYIQVTTPPLFLGMRVYTQNGAVAKVFGRAMDY